In one Pseudomonas sp. SG20056 genomic region, the following are encoded:
- the iscA gene encoding iron-sulfur cluster assembly protein IscA: MAISMTEAAAQHVRRSLEGRGKGEGIRLGVRTTGCSGLAYVLEFVDEAASEDQVFENHGVKVIIDPKSLVYLDGTELDFVKEGLNEGFKFNNPNVRGECGCGESFNI, encoded by the coding sequence ATGGCTATCAGCATGACCGAAGCTGCCGCTCAGCACGTGCGTCGCTCTCTTGAGGGGCGCGGCAAGGGCGAAGGTATTCGCCTGGGTGTGCGCACTACGGGCTGTTCCGGCTTGGCCTATGTGCTGGAGTTTGTCGATGAGGCCGCCAGCGAAGATCAGGTGTTCGAGAACCATGGTGTCAAGGTGATCATCGATCCCAAGAGCCTGGTCTACCTCGATGGCACCGAGCTCGACTTCGTCAAAGAAGGGTTGAACGAAGGCTTCAAGTTCAACAACCCGAACGTGCGCGGCGAATGTGGCTGCGGCGAAAGCTTCAATATCTGA
- the hscB gene encoding co-chaperone HscB has protein sequence MGSPCHFALFDLQPGFRLDPELLAARYRELARHVHPDRFADASEREQRLALEQSASLNEAYSTLKSAPQRARYLLALRGPELPLEVTVQDPDFLLQQMQLREELEDLHDSADLGGVAQFKRRLKVAQDELNESFAVCWDDASRREEAERLMRRMQFLDKLSHEVRQLEERLDD, from the coding sequence GTGGGCAGTCCTTGTCACTTTGCTTTGTTTGATCTGCAGCCGGGCTTTCGCCTGGATCCTGAATTGCTGGCCGCTCGTTATCGCGAGCTGGCACGGCATGTTCATCCGGATCGCTTTGCCGATGCCTCCGAGCGCGAGCAGCGCCTGGCCCTTGAGCAGTCTGCCAGCCTCAACGAGGCCTACAGCACGCTCAAGAGTGCGCCTCAGCGTGCCCGTTACTTGTTAGCGCTGCGTGGCCCCGAGCTGCCGCTTGAGGTGACGGTGCAGGATCCGGATTTCCTGTTGCAGCAGATGCAGCTGCGCGAAGAGCTGGAAGATCTGCATGACAGTGCCGACCTGGGCGGTGTGGCGCAGTTCAAGCGACGTCTGAAAGTGGCTCAGGACGAGCTCAACGAAAGTTTTGCCGTTTGTTGGGATGACGCTTCGCGTCGCGAAGAGGCCGAGCGCCTGATGCGTCGCATGCAGTTTCTCGACAAGCTTTCTCACGAGGTTCGCCAGCTGGAAGAGCGCCTCGACGATTAA
- the suhB gene encoding inositol-phosphate phosphatase: MQPMLNIALRAARSAGEMIFRSTERLDVISVDEKEAKDYVTEIDRSAEQLIIQALRKAFPNHGILGEESGLSEGSGDGADYLWIIDPLDGTTNFIRGIPHYAVSIACKYRGRLEHAVIIDPVRQEEFTASRGRGAALNGRRLRVGNRKSLEGALLGTGFPFRDSQMENLENYIGMFRSLVGQTAGVRRAGAASLDLAYVAAGRFDAFWEFGLSEWDMAAGALLIQEAGGLVSDFSGGHDFLEKGQIVAGNTKCFKAVLTAIQPHLSASLKR; this comes from the coding sequence ATGCAGCCCATGCTGAATATCGCGCTGCGCGCAGCCCGTAGCGCCGGCGAAATGATCTTCCGCTCGACCGAACGCTTGGACGTCATCTCGGTCGACGAGAAAGAAGCCAAGGACTACGTAACTGAAATTGATCGCTCCGCCGAGCAGCTGATCATTCAGGCACTGCGCAAAGCTTTCCCGAACCACGGCATCCTCGGCGAGGAAAGCGGCCTGAGCGAAGGCAGTGGCGACGGAGCCGACTACCTGTGGATCATCGATCCACTGGATGGCACTACCAACTTCATCCGCGGCATCCCGCATTACGCCGTCAGCATCGCCTGCAAATACCGCGGCCGCCTTGAGCACGCTGTAATCATCGACCCGGTGCGCCAGGAAGAATTTACCGCCAGCCGTGGCCGTGGCGCCGCGCTCAACGGCCGCCGCCTGCGCGTTGGCAATCGCAAGAGCCTGGAAGGCGCCCTCCTTGGCACTGGCTTCCCGTTCCGCGATAGCCAGATGGAGAACCTGGAAAACTACATCGGCATGTTCCGCAGCCTGGTCGGCCAGACCGCCGGCGTACGTCGCGCAGGCGCAGCGAGCCTGGATCTGGCCTATGTAGCAGCCGGTCGCTTCGATGCTTTCTGGGAATTCGGCCTGTCCGAGTGGGACATGGCTGCCGGCGCACTGCTGATTCAGGAAGCAGGCGGCCTGGTCAGCGACTTCAGTGGCGGCCACGACTTCCTGGAAAAGGGCCAGATCGTTGCCGGCAACACCAAGTGCTTCAAAGCCGTACTGACGGCCATTCAGCCGCACTTGTCAGCCTCCCTGAAGCGCTGA
- the iscU gene encoding Fe-S cluster assembly scaffold IscU: protein MAYSEKVIDHYENPRNVGKMDAEDPDVGTGMVGAPACGDVMRLQIKVNEQGVIEDAKFKTYGCGSAIASSSLATEWMKGKTLDEAETIKNTQLAEELALPPVKIHCSVLAEDAIKAAVRDYKQKKGLL, encoded by the coding sequence ATGGCTTACAGTGAAAAGGTCATTGACCATTACGAAAACCCGCGCAACGTCGGCAAGATGGACGCGGAAGACCCTGACGTCGGCACCGGCATGGTCGGTGCGCCGGCTTGCGGCGACGTGATGCGCCTGCAGATCAAGGTCAACGAGCAGGGCGTGATTGAAGACGCCAAGTTCAAGACCTATGGCTGCGGTTCGGCAATCGCCTCCAGCTCCCTCGCCACTGAGTGGATGAAGGGTAAGACTCTGGACGAGGCCGAAACCATCAAGAACACCCAGCTGGCCGAGGAATTGGCTCTGCCGCCGGTGAAAATTCACTGCTCGGTACTCGCCGAAGACGCCATTAAGGCCGCTGTGCGCGATTACAAGCAGAAGAAAGGCTTGCTTTAA
- the rlmN gene encoding 23S rRNA (adenine(2503)-C(2))-methyltransferase RlmN → MTEATGKINLLGLTQAEMEQFFESIGEKRFRAGQMMKWIHHFGIDDFDAMSNVSKVLREKLKACAEIRGPEVVSEDISTDGTRKWVVRVASGSCVETVYIPQGTRGTLCVSSQAGCALDCSFCSTGKQGFNSDLSAAEVIGQVWIANKSFGSVPAKIDRAITNVVMMGMGEPLLNFDNVVAAMKIMMDDLGYGISKRKVTLSTSGVVPMIDKLGEVIDVSLALSLHAPNDALRNQLVPINKKYPLEMLLAACKRYVSRLGEKRVLTIEYTLLKDVNDKTEHAEEMIALLKDVPCKINLIPFNPFPHSGYERPSNNAIRRFQDLLHKAGHNVTVRTTRGEDIDAACGQLVGQVMDRTRRSERYIAVRELSSEAETPSSAANRT, encoded by the coding sequence ATGACTGAAGCTACCGGTAAAATCAATCTGCTGGGTCTGACCCAGGCAGAGATGGAACAATTCTTCGAAAGCATCGGGGAAAAGCGTTTCCGTGCCGGGCAGATGATGAAATGGATTCACCACTTTGGTATCGATGATTTCGATGCCATGAGTAACGTCAGCAAGGTCTTGCGCGAAAAGCTCAAGGCCTGTGCTGAGATCCGCGGCCCGGAAGTGGTCAGCGAAGATATTTCCACTGATGGCACACGCAAGTGGGTAGTGCGGGTGGCGTCAGGCAGTTGTGTAGAAACCGTGTATATCCCCCAGGGTACGCGTGGCACCTTGTGTGTCTCGTCGCAGGCCGGCTGCGCGCTGGATTGCAGTTTCTGCTCGACTGGCAAGCAAGGCTTCAACAGTGATCTGAGTGCTGCCGAAGTGATCGGCCAGGTTTGGATCGCCAACAAGTCGTTCGGCAGCGTGCCGGCGAAGATCGACCGTGCCATCACCAACGTAGTGATGATGGGTATGGGCGAGCCGCTACTGAACTTCGACAACGTCGTCGCCGCCATGAAAATCATGATGGACGACCTCGGCTATGGCATTTCCAAGCGCAAGGTGACGCTGTCTACCTCGGGCGTGGTGCCGATGATCGATAAGCTCGGCGAAGTGATTGATGTGTCCCTAGCGCTGTCACTGCATGCACCGAACGATGCACTGCGCAATCAGCTGGTGCCGATCAACAAGAAGTACCCGCTGGAAATGCTGCTGGCGGCGTGCAAACGTTATGTCTCGCGCCTGGGCGAGAAACGTGTGCTTACAATCGAATACACCCTGCTCAAGGATGTAAACGATAAGACCGAGCACGCTGAGGAAATGATCGCACTTCTAAAAGATGTGCCTTGCAAGATCAACCTGATTCCGTTTAATCCCTTCCCCCACTCCGGGTACGAGCGGCCGAGCAACAATGCCATTCGCCGTTTCCAGGACCTGCTGCACAAAGCTGGGCACAATGTCACCGTGCGCACCACCCGTGGTGAGGACATTGATGCGGCCTGTGGCCAGTTGGTCGGTCAG
- the ndk gene encoding nucleoside-diphosphate kinase, producing MAVQRTFSIIKPDAVAKNVVGEITTRFEKAGLRVVASKMLQLSEREAAGFYAEHSERGFFKDLVAFMTSGPVIVQVLEGENAVLANRELMGATNPKEAAAGTIRADFAVSIDENAVHGSDSEASAAREIAYFFAATEVCARIR from the coding sequence ATGGCTGTTCAACGCACTTTCTCCATCATCAAGCCTGATGCCGTTGCTAAAAACGTTGTTGGTGAGATCACCACTCGTTTCGAAAAGGCCGGCCTGCGCGTCGTTGCTTCGAAAATGCTTCAACTGTCCGAGCGCGAAGCTGCTGGCTTCTACGCTGAACACAGCGAGCGTGGCTTCTTCAAGGACCTGGTTGCTTTCATGACCTCCGGTCCAGTTATCGTTCAGGTTCTTGAAGGCGAAAACGCTGTTCTGGCTAACCGCGAACTGATGGGCGCTACTAACCCTAAAGAAGCAGCTGCCGGCACCATCCGTGCTGATTTCGCTGTTTCCATCGACGAAAACGCTGTTCACGGTTCCGACTCGGAAGCCTCCGCTGCCCGCGAAATCGCTTACTTCTTCGCTGCCACCGAAGTTTGCGCACGTATTCGCTAA
- the cysE gene encoding serine O-acetyltransferase: MFERMQEDIQSVFHRDPAARNAFEVVTCYPGLHAVWLHRVAHALWGSGWKWLARVVSNFGRWMTGIEIHPGAKIGRRFFIDHGMGIVIGETAEIGNDVTLYQGVTLGGTSWNKGKRHPTLEDGVVVGAGAKVLGPFTVGAGAKIGSNAVVTKEVPAGATAVGIPGRIIVKTDDEQEAKRQAIAEKLGFDAYGVSQDMPDPVARAIGQLLDHLHAVDGRLEGMCGALKSLGSDYCAKDLPQLRDEDFAGVVKDADKPAA, encoded by the coding sequence ATGTTTGAGCGCATGCAAGAGGATATCCAGAGCGTATTTCATCGCGACCCGGCGGCGCGTAATGCCTTTGAGGTGGTCACTTGCTATCCGGGGTTGCATGCAGTCTGGTTGCATCGCGTGGCGCATGCATTGTGGGGGAGTGGCTGGAAGTGGCTGGCGCGCGTGGTGTCGAACTTCGGCCGCTGGATGACTGGCATCGAAATCCATCCTGGCGCGAAGATCGGTCGACGCTTCTTTATCGATCACGGCATGGGCATTGTCATCGGTGAGACCGCCGAAATCGGCAATGACGTCACCCTTTATCAAGGGGTGACCCTTGGCGGCACCAGTTGGAACAAAGGTAAGCGTCATCCGACGCTGGAAGATGGCGTCGTGGTTGGTGCTGGTGCCAAGGTGCTGGGGCCGTTCACGGTCGGCGCGGGCGCGAAGATTGGCTCCAATGCTGTGGTGACTAAAGAGGTGCCGGCGGGTGCCACGGCGGTCGGCATCCCTGGGCGAATCATCGTCAAGACTGATGATGAGCAGGAGGCCAAACGTCAGGCGATTGCCGAGAAGCTTGGTTTCGATGCTTATGGCGTGAGTCAGGATATGCCTGATCCGGTGGCGCGTGCCATTGGTCAGCTGCTTGATCACCTGCACGCGGTGGATGGGCGCCTGGAAGGCATGTGCGGCGCGCTCAAATCCTTGGGCAGTGACTACTGCGCCAAGGATTTGCCGCAACTGCGTGACGAGGACTTTGCTGGCGTGGTCAAAGACGCAGACAAGCCTGCGGCTTGA
- the fdx gene encoding ISC system 2Fe-2S type ferredoxin: MPQIIFLPHAVLCPEGLVVEVAPGTSVLEVAHEHHIEIESACGGVCACTTCHCIIREGFGSLTEADELEEDMLDKAWGLEAQSRLSCQAIVGDEDLTVEIPKYSLNHAAEAPH; the protein is encoded by the coding sequence ATGCCGCAGATCATTTTTCTGCCCCACGCGGTGCTGTGTCCGGAAGGGCTGGTGGTCGAGGTTGCGCCAGGTACGTCTGTGCTCGAAGTGGCGCATGAACACCATATCGAAATTGAAAGCGCCTGTGGCGGTGTCTGCGCCTGCACCACTTGCCACTGCATTATTCGTGAAGGCTTTGGCTCGCTGACCGAGGCCGATGAGCTGGAAGAAGACATGCTGGACAAGGCGTGGGGGCTGGAGGCGCAGTCGCGGCTGTCCTGTCAGGCTATTGTGGGCGATGAAGATCTGACTGTGGAAATCCCCAAGTACTCGCTCAACCACGCTGCCGAAGCGCCGCACTGA
- a CDS encoding glycine zipper 2TM domain-containing protein — protein sequence MNKSMLVGAVLGAVGVTAGGAVATYSIVSAPEYAEVLAVKPIKETIKTPREVCKDVAVTRQAPVKDQHQIAGTAIGAVVGGLLGNQVGGGNGKKLATVAGAVGGGYAGNKAQEHLQSRDTYTTTETRCSTVTDTSEKLVGYDVKYELDGKVSQVRMASDPGRQIPVKDGQLVLVDQSN from the coding sequence ATGAATAAGTCGATGTTGGTGGGCGCGGTACTGGGTGCGGTGGGTGTGACGGCAGGCGGGGCGGTGGCCACTTACAGCATCGTCAGTGCGCCGGAATATGCCGAAGTGCTCGCAGTCAAGCCGATCAAGGAAACCATCAAGACCCCGCGTGAGGTCTGCAAGGATGTGGCAGTCACCCGTCAGGCGCCGGTCAAGGATCAGCACCAGATAGCGGGTACCGCAATTGGTGCGGTGGTGGGTGGTTTGCTGGGTAACCAGGTGGGTGGCGGCAACGGCAAGAAATTGGCAACAGTCGCTGGTGCGGTTGGCGGCGGTTATGCCGGCAACAAGGCACAAGAGCACCTGCAGAGTCGTGACACCTATACCACTACCGAAACCCGTTGCAGCACGGTAACTGACACCAGTGAGAAGCTGGTGGGCTACGACGTCAAATATGAGCTGGATGGCAAGGTGAGTCAGGTGCGCATGGCCAGTGATCCGGGTCGGCAGATCCCGGTCAAGGACGGCCAGCTGGTATTGGTCGATCAGTCCAACTGA
- the iscR gene encoding Fe-S cluster assembly transcriptional regulator IscR has protein sequence MRLTTKGRYAVTAMLDLALHAQRGPVSLADISERQGISLSYLEQLFAKLRRGNLVSSVRGPGGGYQLSRDMQGIQVAEVIDAVNESVDATRCQGQGDCHAGDTCLTHHLWCDLSQQIHEFLSGISLADLVIRREVQEVAQRQDQRRCNGRTPYLDKIETSAVD, from the coding sequence ATGCGATTAACCACCAAAGGCCGTTACGCCGTCACCGCCATGCTTGATCTGGCGTTGCACGCTCAGCGTGGGCCGGTGTCTTTGGCTGATATCTCCGAGCGGCAGGGTATTTCCCTTTCCTATCTGGAGCAGCTATTTGCCAAGTTGCGTCGTGGCAATCTGGTTTCCAGTGTGCGTGGGCCTGGCGGCGGTTACCAGTTGTCGCGCGATATGCAGGGTATTCAGGTGGCTGAGGTGATCGATGCGGTCAACGAATCGGTCGATGCCACGCGCTGCCAGGGGCAGGGCGATTGCCATGCGGGTGATACCTGTCTGACCCACCATTTGTGGTGTGACCTCAGCCAGCAGATACACGAATTTCTTAGCGGCATCAGTCTCGCTGACTTGGTGATCCGTCGTGAAGTGCAGGAAGTTGCCCAGCGCCAAGATCAGCGCCGCTGCAATGGCAGGACGCCGTACCTGGATAAGATCGAAACGTCCGCCGTCGATTGA
- the iscX gene encoding Fe-S cluster assembly protein IscX — protein MSLRWVDVLEIAIQLAESKPEVDPRYVNFVDLHKWILALPEFSDDPQRGGEKVLEAVQAAWIDEAD, from the coding sequence ATGAGTCTGAGGTGGGTTGATGTTCTGGAAATCGCCATTCAGCTGGCGGAGTCCAAACCTGAGGTAGACCCTCGCTACGTGAACTTTGTGGATCTGCATAAATGGATTCTGGCGTTGCCGGAGTTCAGTGACGACCCGCAGCGCGGCGGCGAGAAGGTGCTTGAAGCCGTTCAGGCCGCCTGGATCGACGAGGCGGATTAA
- a CDS encoding IscS subfamily cysteine desulfurase, with protein MKLPIYLDYSATTPVDPRVAQKMSECLLVDGNFGNPASRSHVFGWKAEEAVENARRQVAELVNADPREIVWTSGATESNNLAIKGIADFYKSKGKHLITSKIEHKAVLDTMRQLEREGFEVTYIEPGEDGLITPAMIEVALREDTILVSVMHVNNEIGTINDIAAIGELTRSRGVFLHVDAAQSTGKVAIDLESLKVDLMSFSAHKTYGPKGVGALFVRRKPRVRLEAQTHGGGHERGMRSGTLATHQCVGMGEAFRIAKEEMTQENQRILALRDRFFKQVDGLEELYVNGSMSARVPHNLNLSFNYVEGESLIMALKDLAVSSGSACTSASLEPSYVLRALGRNDELAHSSIRFTFGRFTTDEEVDYAAQKVCEAVTKLRELSPLWDMYKDGVDISKIEWAAH; from the coding sequence ATGAAGTTGCCGATTTACCTCGATTATTCCGCCACCACGCCGGTTGATCCGCGTGTTGCGCAAAAAATGAGCGAATGCCTGCTGGTCGACGGTAACTTCGGCAACCCGGCATCGCGCTCTCATGTGTTTGGCTGGAAGGCTGAAGAGGCTGTGGAAAATGCTCGCCGCCAAGTGGCTGAGCTGGTCAATGCCGATCCGCGTGAGATTGTTTGGACCTCCGGTGCGACCGAGTCCAACAATTTGGCAATCAAAGGCATTGCCGATTTCTACAAGAGCAAGGGCAAGCACCTGATTACCTCGAAGATCGAGCACAAAGCCGTGCTCGATACCATGCGCCAGCTTGAGCGCGAAGGCTTCGAGGTGACTTACATCGAGCCAGGTGAAGATGGTCTGATTACCCCGGCCATGATTGAAGTGGCGCTGCGTGAAGACACCATCTTGGTGTCGGTCATGCACGTGAATAATGAAATCGGCACCATCAACGACATCGCGGCAATCGGCGAGCTGACCCGTTCGCGCGGCGTGTTCCTGCATGTTGATGCGGCGCAGTCCACCGGCAAGGTGGCGATCGATCTGGAGTCGCTCAAGGTCGACCTGATGTCCTTCTCGGCGCATAAAACCTATGGCCCAAAAGGCGTTGGTGCATTGTTCGTGCGTCGCAAGCCTCGCGTGCGCCTGGAAGCTCAGACCCATGGTGGTGGCCACGAGCGCGGTATGCGTTCCGGCACCCTGGCGACTCACCAGTGCGTCGGTATGGGCGAAGCGTTCCGTATTGCCAAGGAAGAAATGACCCAGGAAAACCAGCGCATCCTGGCCCTGCGTGATCGCTTCTTCAAGCAGGTCGATGGTCTGGAAGAGCTGTACGTCAATGGCAGCATGAGCGCCCGTGTACCGCACAACCTCAACCTCAGCTTCAACTACGTTGAGGGTGAGTCGCTGATCATGGCGCTCAAGGATCTGGCGGTTTCGTCCGGTTCGGCCTGCACCTCGGCTTCTCTTGAACCGTCCTATGTATTGCGCGCCCTGGGCCGCAATGACGAGCTGGCACACAGCTCCATCCGTTTTACCTTCGGTCGCTTCACCACTGATGAAGAGGTCGATTACGCCGCGCAGAAGGTTTGTGAGGCGGTCACCAAGCTGCGCGAATTGTCGCCGCTGTGGGATATGTACAAAGACGGTGTCGACATCTCCAAGATCGAGTGGGCGGCGCACTAA
- the trmJ gene encoding tRNA (cytosine(32)/uridine(32)-2'-O)-methyltransferase TrmJ — MLENIRVVLVGTSHPGNIGGAARAMKNMGLSQLVLVDPRDFPSEDAVARASGATDILDAAQVVATLEEALVGCRLVMGTSARDRHIPWPMLEPRECGVAACEQAQQSAQVALVFGREYAGLTNEELQRCHYHVHIPSDPAFSSLNLAAAVQVLAYEVRMAWLATEGQPVKQSAVVDPDEEPVAADELESFYRHLEQALVEIRFLDPAKPRHLMSRLRRLYGRSAVSRLEMNILRGILTETIKAARGEHPRQEKADV, encoded by the coding sequence TTGCTGGAAAATATTCGCGTTGTGTTGGTCGGTACCAGTCATCCGGGCAATATCGGTGGCGCGGCGCGGGCCATGAAAAACATGGGGTTGTCGCAGTTGGTGCTGGTTGATCCGCGGGATTTTCCGAGCGAAGACGCGGTGGCCAGGGCCTCTGGTGCTACTGATATTCTCGATGCGGCGCAGGTGGTGGCCACGCTAGAGGAGGCGCTTGTCGGCTGTCGTCTGGTAATGGGTACCAGTGCACGGGATCGGCATATTCCCTGGCCGATGCTCGAGCCACGTGAGTGTGGTGTGGCGGCGTGCGAGCAGGCCCAACAAAGTGCGCAGGTTGCCTTGGTGTTTGGTCGCGAGTATGCCGGTCTGACCAATGAGGAGCTGCAGCGTTGTCACTATCATGTACACATTCCCTCCGATCCGGCGTTCAGTTCATTGAATCTGGCGGCAGCGGTGCAGGTGCTGGCTTACGAAGTGCGTATGGCCTGGTTGGCAACTGAGGGGCAGCCGGTCAAGCAGTCTGCGGTCGTCGATCCGGATGAAGAGCCGGTTGCTGCGGATGAGCTGGAATCGTTTTATCGTCACCTTGAACAGGCGCTGGTTGAGATCAGGTTTCTTGATCCTGCCAAGCCGCGGCATCTGATGAGTCGCCTGCGTCGCTTGTACGGGCGTAGCGCAGTGAGCAGGCTGGAAATGAATATCTTGCGCGGTATCTTGACGGAAACCATCAAGGCGGCGCGTGGCGAGCACCCTAGGCAGGAGAAGGCAGATGTTTGA
- the hscA gene encoding Fe-S protein assembly chaperone HscA gives MALLQIAEPGQSPQPHQRRLAVGIDLGTTNSLVAAVRSGLSEPLADAGGQVILPSAVRYHADRVEVGEVAKAAASGDPLNTVLSVKRLMGRGLADVKQLGEQLPYRFVGGESHMPFIETVQGPKSPVEVSADILKVLRQRAEATLGGELVGAVITVPAYFDDSQRQATKDAARLAGLNVLRLLNEPTAAAVAYGLDQHAEGVVAIYDLGGGTFDISVLRLTGGVFEVLATGGDSALGGDDFDHAIAGWIVQQAGISSDLDPAQQRLLLEAACAAKETLTDSASASLSYAGWTGQLSREQFDVLIEPMLARSLKACRRAVRDAGIELEEVEAVVMVGGSTRVPRVRQAVAELFAREPLTDIDPDQVVAIGAAIQADALAGNKRGDGEELLLLDVIPLSLGLETMGGLMEKVIPRNTTIPVARAQDFTTYKDGQTAMMIHVLQGERELISDCRSLARFELRGIPPMVAGAAKIRVTFQVDADGLLSVAARELASGVEASIQVKPSYGLTDGEIARMLQDSFKNAGDDKVARVLREQQVDAQRLLEAVEAALLADGERLLDADERMAIDAQIEQLRDLMAGTDGLAIEQQTKRLTQVTDAFAARRLDATVKAALAGRSLDEIEE, from the coding sequence ATGGCCTTACTGCAGATCGCTGAGCCCGGACAAAGCCCCCAGCCACACCAGCGTCGACTGGCGGTGGGGATTGATCTAGGTACCACCAATTCGCTGGTCGCTGCTGTGCGTAGCGGCCTTTCCGAGCCGCTGGCCGATGCTGGCGGGCAGGTTATTCTGCCGTCCGCCGTTCGCTATCACGCTGACCGGGTTGAAGTGGGCGAAGTCGCCAAGGCTGCAGCGTCGGGCGATCCATTGAATACCGTGCTGTCGGTCAAGCGTCTAATGGGGCGTGGCCTGGCGGACGTCAAGCAGCTCGGTGAGCAGCTGCCGTATCGCTTTGTCGGTGGCGAATCGCATATGCCGTTTATCGAGACCGTGCAGGGGCCGAAAAGCCCGGTTGAAGTCTCTGCCGATATTCTTAAGGTACTGCGTCAGCGCGCTGAAGCCACTCTCGGTGGCGAGTTGGTGGGGGCGGTGATCACCGTGCCGGCTTATTTTGATGATTCGCAGCGTCAGGCGACCAAGGATGCTGCGCGTCTGGCTGGATTGAATGTGCTACGCCTGCTCAATGAGCCGACTGCCGCCGCCGTGGCCTATGGTCTGGATCAGCATGCCGAGGGGGTGGTCGCCATTTATGATCTGGGTGGTGGCACCTTTGATATTTCCGTGCTGCGTCTGACTGGCGGTGTTTTTGAAGTGCTCGCAACCGGCGGTGACAGTGCCCTGGGTGGCGATGACTTCGATCATGCAATTGCGGGTTGGATTGTGCAGCAGGCTGGGATTTCTTCTGATCTCGATCCGGCGCAGCAGCGTCTTTTGCTGGAGGCGGCCTGTGCTGCTAAAGAGACGCTGACCGACAGCGCTTCGGCAAGCCTCAGCTATGCCGGCTGGACGGGCCAGTTGAGCCGTGAGCAGTTCGATGTGCTGATCGAACCCATGCTGGCGCGCAGCCTCAAGGCTTGTCGCCGTGCGGTGCGTGATGCCGGTATTGAGCTGGAAGAGGTTGAGGCCGTGGTTATGGTTGGTGGCTCCACCCGGGTGCCGCGTGTGCGCCAGGCGGTCGCCGAGTTGTTTGCTCGTGAGCCGCTGACCGACATCGACCCCGATCAGGTGGTGGCCATTGGTGCCGCTATCCAAGCTGATGCCCTGGCCGGCAACAAACGCGGCGATGGCGAAGAGTTGTTGCTGTTGGATGTGATTCCGCTGTCGCTCGGCTTGGAAACCATGGGCGGACTGATGGAGAAGGTGATTCCGCGCAACACCACCATCCCGGTCGCTCGCGCTCAGGACTTCACCACTTATAAAGATGGCCAGACGGCCATGATGATTCATGTGTTGCAGGGTGAGCGCGAGCTGATCAGTGATTGCCGTTCGTTGGCGCGCTTTGAGTTGCGCGGTATTCCGCCAATGGTCGCCGGAGCGGCGAAGATTCGTGTGACCTTTCAGGTCGATGCAGATGGTCTGCTTAGCGTCGCTGCGCGTGAGCTGGCTTCGGGGGTCGAAGCGAGTATCCAGGTCAAACCGTCCTATGGGCTGACCGACGGCGAAATCGCCCGCATGCTGCAGGACTCCTTCAAAAATGCTGGCGACGACAAAGTTGCCCGCGTGCTGCGTGAGCAGCAGGTCGACGCCCAGCGTCTGCTGGAGGCGGTCGAGGCGGCGTTGCTAGCCGATGGTGAGCGTCTGTTGGATGCCGATGAGCGTATGGCCATCGATGCGCAGATCGAGCAATTACGCGATTTGATGGCCGGCACGGATGGCTTGGCGATTGAGCAGCAAACCAAGCGTTTGACCCAGGTGACTGACGCTTTTGCCGCGCGTCGCCTGGATGCCACGGTCAAGGCTGCGCTGGCCGGCCGTAGTCTTGATGAGATTGAGGAATAA